Proteins from a single region of Pungitius pungitius chromosome 4, fPunPun2.1, whole genome shotgun sequence:
- the LOC119229552 gene encoding uncharacterized protein LOC119229552 isoform X1: MEILRDAIRRRTLCTEEAPQAAPGLLQRIFRYLNPWGQPPTVAQEHLQESPLQDDSTHPDTNPETEEAPQAAPGLLQRNLNPWGQPPTVTQEHLQESPLQDDSTHPDTNPETEEAPQAAPGLLQRIFRYLNPWGQPPTVTQEHLQEAPQAAPGLLQRIFRYLNPWGQPRPVQKDSIFRRIFRYLNPWGQKNPNQGVRGGQNKTKKMKKRFKIKLMIVGLKYGWRTKIMYFLLLFLFAGGVTQHLHLSNQLQDARLQITTLTQLMGRLSPVADTMANFAQESQGARVLHRLSSDTFRTSIQDKIMDQLLSWVTTSTDHQRIIQDHSRSHPGEGWCFAGAKGHAVVSLSHHVEVTHITIGHITKRQSLTGEINSAPREFSIYGLVHDNDEGIHLGSFAYNKNGLSSQTFELPVPVKDVFSHVKLEIKTNWGDEDQTCLYNFRVHGYPVSG; the protein is encoded by the exons ATGGAAATACTAAGAGACGCCATCCGCAGAAGAACCCTTTGCACCGAggaggcaccacaagctgctcccggcttgctgcaaag gatcttcaggtatctcaacccctggggtcaacctcCCACTGTGGcccaggaacatctgcaggagtcACCACTGCAGGATGACTCAACCCACCCGGACACAAACCCAGAGACCGAggaggcaccacaagctgctcccggcttgctgcaaag GaatctcaacccctggggtcaacctcccacggtgacccaggaacatctgcaggagtcACCACTGCAGGATGACTCAACCCACCCGGACACAAACCCAGAGACCGAggaggcaccacaagctgctcctggcttgctgcaaag gatcttcaggtatctcaacccctggggtcaacctcCCACAGTGAcccaggaacatctgcaggaggctccacaagctgctcccggcttgctgcaaag gatcttcaggtatctcaacccctggggtcaacctcGCCCGGTGCAGAAAGACTCAATCTTCAGAaggatcttcaggtatctcaacccctggggtcaaaaaaacccaaaccaggGAGTTAGGGGTGGACAAAACAAGaccaaaaagatgaaaaaaaggttcaaaatcAAACTGATGATTGTGGGACTCAAATACGGCTGGAGAACAAAGATCATGtatttcctcctcctgtttctgTTTGCTGGTG GAGTGACACAGCACCTACACCTCAGCAACCAGCTACAAGACGCCCGGCTGCAAATAACCACCCTCACGCAGCTGATGGGCCGATTGAGTCCCGTCGCAGACACAATGGCCAACTTCGCCCAGGAGTCGCAGG GAGCCAGAGTCCTCCACCGCCTGTCCTCAGACACGTTCCGGACCTCGATACAAGACAAAATAATGGACCAGCTGCTCTCCTGGGTCACCACCTCCACCGACCACCAAAGAATCATCCAG gaCCACTCAAGGTCGCACCCCGGAGAGGGCTGGTGCTTCGCGGGGGCCAAGGGACACGCCGTCGTCTCCTTGTCGCATCACGTCGAGGTCACGCACATCACAATCGGTCACATCACAAAAAGGCAGTCACTGACCGGGGAAATCAACAGTGCGCCGAGGGAGTTCTCCATCTAC GGATTGGTGCACGACAACGACGAAGGCATCCACCTGGGGAGCTTCGCGTACAACAAGAACGGCCTGAGCTCCCAGACCTTTGAGCTGCCT GTCCCAGTCAAAGATGTCTTCAGCCACGTCAAGCTCGAGATAAAGACAAACTGGGGGGATGAAGACCAAACGTGCCTCTACAACTTCAGGGTGCACGGGTATCCGGTGTCTGGTTAG
- the LOC119229552 gene encoding uncharacterized protein LOC119229552 isoform X2: MEILRDAIRRRTLCTEEAPQAAPGLLQRIFRYLNPWGQPPTVAQEHLQESPLQDDSTHPDTNPETEEAPQAAPGLLQRIFRYLNPWGQPPTVTQEHLQEAPQAAPGLLQRIFRYLNPWGQPRPVQKDSIFRRIFRYLNPWGQKNPNQGVRGGQNKTKKMKKRFKIKLMIVGLKYGWRTKIMYFLLLFLFAGGVTQHLHLSNQLQDARLQITTLTQLMGRLSPVADTMANFAQESQGARVLHRLSSDTFRTSIQDKIMDQLLSWVTTSTDHQRIIQDHSRSHPGEGWCFAGAKGHAVVSLSHHVEVTHITIGHITKRQSLTGEINSAPREFSIYGLVHDNDEGIHLGSFAYNKNGLSSQTFELPVPVKDVFSHVKLEIKTNWGDEDQTCLYNFRVHGYPVSG, translated from the exons ATGGAAATACTAAGAGACGCCATCCGCAGAAGAACCCTTTGCACCGAggaggcaccacaagctgctcccggcttgctgcaaag gatcttcaggtatctcaacccctggggtcaacctcCCACTGTGGcccaggaacatctgcaggagtcACCACTGCAGGATGACTCAACCCACCCGGACACAAACCCAGAGACCGAggaggcaccacaagctgctcccggcttgctgcaaag gatcttcaggtatctcaacccctggggtcaacctcCCACAGTGAcccaggaacatctgcaggaggctccacaagctgctcccggcttgctgcaaag gatcttcaggtatctcaacccctggggtcaacctcGCCCGGTGCAGAAAGACTCAATCTTCAGAaggatcttcaggtatctcaacccctggggtcaaaaaaacccaaaccaggGAGTTAGGGGTGGACAAAACAAGaccaaaaagatgaaaaaaaggttcaaaatcAAACTGATGATTGTGGGACTCAAATACGGCTGGAGAACAAAGATCATGtatttcctcctcctgtttctgTTTGCTGGTG GAGTGACACAGCACCTACACCTCAGCAACCAGCTACAAGACGCCCGGCTGCAAATAACCACCCTCACGCAGCTGATGGGCCGATTGAGTCCCGTCGCAGACACAATGGCCAACTTCGCCCAGGAGTCGCAGG GAGCCAGAGTCCTCCACCGCCTGTCCTCAGACACGTTCCGGACCTCGATACAAGACAAAATAATGGACCAGCTGCTCTCCTGGGTCACCACCTCCACCGACCACCAAAGAATCATCCAG gaCCACTCAAGGTCGCACCCCGGAGAGGGCTGGTGCTTCGCGGGGGCCAAGGGACACGCCGTCGTCTCCTTGTCGCATCACGTCGAGGTCACGCACATCACAATCGGTCACATCACAAAAAGGCAGTCACTGACCGGGGAAATCAACAGTGCGCCGAGGGAGTTCTCCATCTAC GGATTGGTGCACGACAACGACGAAGGCATCCACCTGGGGAGCTTCGCGTACAACAAGAACGGCCTGAGCTCCCAGACCTTTGAGCTGCCT GTCCCAGTCAAAGATGTCTTCAGCCACGTCAAGCTCGAGATAAAGACAAACTGGGGGGATGAAGACCAAACGTGCCTCTACAACTTCAGGGTGCACGGGTATCCGGTGTCTGGTTAG